Part of the Lichenicola cladoniae genome is shown below.
AAGGCGATGGAACGCGGGTTCGCGTTCATCGCGCATGGCGGAACCTATGTGCTGGTCTCGATCGTTGCCGGCGAGATCAAGTTCTCGGATCCCGAATTCCACAAGCGCGAGACCAGCCTGCTCGGAAGTCGCAATGCTACGCTCGAGGATTTTGCGCACGTGATGGCGTCGATGCGGGCGGGGACGATCCCGACAGGCGCGCTGTGCACGCACCGCCTGACCTTCCAGGACGCGGCCGGCAGCTTCGGGACGCTTCTCGATCCGGCCAACGGGGTCGTCAAGGCGCTGATCGAGATCCCATGAGTCCGGTCTCGTCGATCCTGCAGTTCGGCACCAGCCGCTTCCTGCAGGCGCATGTCGACCTGTTCGTCTCCGAGGCGCTCGATCGGGGAGAGGCGATCGGCACTATCGCTGTGGTGCAGACGACATCCAGCCCCTCCAGCGCTCGACGGATCGACGCCATGGCGCGCGGGGAGGGGTACCCGGTACGGATCCGCGGCATACGCGACGGGCAACGGATCGACGACGTGGTGGTGGTTCGCTCGGTCAGGCGGGCGCTGCAGGCGACCGCCGACTGGCGCGAGGTGCGACGGATCGCCGTCACGGAAGCGGACATCATCGTCTCGAACACCGGGGACCAGGGCTTCGCGCTGAACCCGGCCGATGGTCCGGACTGCGTCACGAACGAGACCGCTCCACCTGAAAGCTTTCCGGCAAAGCTGCTGGTCCTGCTGCATGCGCGCTGGACGGTGCGCCCGGAAGACCCACTATCGCTGTTTCCATGCGAACTGGTCAGCCGGAACGGCGAGCAACTCCAGGCCATCGTTGTCGGGCTTGCGGTGGTGTGGGGCCTGCCGGCCGGGTTCGTGACCTATCTCCGGACCCGCTGCATCTGGGCGAACAGTCTGGTCGATCGGATCGTCTCCGAACCGCTGGACCCGGTCGGCGCTGTGGCCGAGCCGTACGCCCTCTGGGCGATCGAGCGGCAGGACGGGCTGCTGCTGCCCTGCCGGCACCCGGCGATCGTCGTCACCGACGACCTCGGCCGGTATGAACGCCTGAAGCTTCATATCCTCAACCTGGGGCATACGATGCTGGCCGAGATGTGGCGGCAGACGAGTCCGGACGTGGATCTCACCGTCCTCGACGCCATGGGCCGGCCGGCGATGCGCACCGCACTCGAGGCGATCTGGAACGACGAGGTCATTCCCGTTTTTGCCCGGGACGGATTGGAAGACCAGGCGCGTGCCTACAGGGACGAGGTGCGCGAGCGGTTCCTGAATCCGTTCCTGGCCCACAGGCTCGCCGACATCGCCCAGAACCACCCGGAGAAGAAGCGCCGGCGACTGGCGCCCCTGATCGCTGCGGCCCAACACATGCAACCGCCCCTTGCCCAGACCCGCCTCCGCGCGGCGATGCAGGAAAACGATCATGCCTGACAGCAAGACCTGTCCGCAGCGCGCTCCTGCCGATATGATCGGCATGGCGTTCGAACCGCCGAGGAGCGGCGACATGGTGACTGTGCACGAGGCGATCGTGAGCGGACGCAAGCTGGCGATCGCAAAACTTGGGACCGAGCGGGTAGCGCAAGCGATGCTCCATGTCGGCAAGACCTGCGAGCCCACCGCATTCAGCGCCGCGGCGATCTAGCCGTGCTGGTCGCTATCGGGGAATGCATGGTCGAGATCGCGCCTGCAGGAGATGGTAACTACAAGTTTGGTTACGCTGGGGATACGTTCAATGCAGCCTGGGCCTGCAGAATGCTATCGCCAGCCGACGATGCGGTTCGCTATGCGACGGCGATCGGAACCGACTGGATTTCCGATCAGCTCCTGGAATTCATGGCGGGATCTGGACTTGATCTGTCATCGGTCACACGAAACCCGGCCAGATCCGTGGGTCTCTACGCCATCAAGCTCGAAGACGGGGAGCGGAGTTTCGCATACTGGCGTTCCGGGTCCGCAGCGACGGCTCTCGCCGATGATCCCGGCCTCCTCGAATCATCGTTGCGCGGTGCGAACCAGGCGCTGTTCTCCGGCATAACGTTGGCAATTCTTCCGCAGGACGGGCGGGACAATCTTTATCGGGCGTTATCGAAGGCGC
Proteins encoded:
- a CDS encoding mannitol dehydrogenase family protein, with the protein product MSPVSSILQFGTSRFLQAHVDLFVSEALDRGEAIGTIAVVQTTSSPSSARRIDAMARGEGYPVRIRGIRDGQRIDDVVVVRSVRRALQATADWREVRRIAVTEADIIVSNTGDQGFALNPADGPDCVTNETAPPESFPAKLLVLLHARWTVRPEDPLSLFPCELVSRNGEQLQAIVVGLAVVWGLPAGFVTYLRTRCIWANSLVDRIVSEPLDPVGAVAEPYALWAIERQDGLLLPCRHPAIVVTDDLGRYERLKLHILNLGHTMLAEMWRQTSPDVDLTVLDAMGRPAMRTALEAIWNDEVIPVFARDGLEDQARAYRDEVRERFLNPFLAHRLADIAQNHPEKKRRRLAPLIAAAQHMQPPLAQTRLRAAMQENDHA